From the Lactuca sativa cultivar Salinas chromosome 9, Lsat_Salinas_v11, whole genome shotgun sequence genome, the window AGGCCAAATCGGAAAACATCTccgaaaaatcatccaaatctaACGCACCGAATCCACTTTTTTCTCTCTCCAGAACGTTCAACAACTCCTTGAAGAAAACGACGTCGCAGGGGAGGACGAATCTGTCAGTGGTCTGGAATCCGAACTCCTCCTCCACTTTGTTGAGTAAGGAGACGAACACAAGTAGGTTGAGAAAGTGGGTGTAATGACGAAGCAGCGGTGTTCTTCACCAACGTAAACGGCAAGAGATCTGACAGAGGGGATGCAGGGGATGCAACGACAGCCAACGTTGCACGACTTGTTTGAGGTGGACGATCTGGCTAATTTTGTTGCCCCTCTTATTTGTTTGAACTTCAAATTGGTGATTATGTCAACGTCTACAACGTTTTCGGTTCTTCAATTTCATCACTGATATGTTCCATCCTCTAATTTCATTCGGAATTTCTTTGTACTTTTTAAATTTTGGTGAAAGATAAAGGAAAAATCAACGTGGATGACACATAGGCTCCACGTGGACCATTTAAGTTGAACAAATGTCATGTGGCATATCAAAATTGATGATTAGGAAGGGGTTCACCGGGTGGCCCCTTCATATTTTTGATAATGGCTTTTTTAAAACGGTAAAACACAAGTACGTACCCTAAAAGGCAAAAAAAAATCGTGAGGGACCTTTTAAACCAATATACTAAACTTGGTTGGGCTAGAATGACAATAACCCTATatattacaacattgtatttttttttcttattaaaatgttgtatttaaaAGTACGAACAAACTTCTTTGTTTGGACAAAAGAATATATCTCAAAATAGGGTTTAATTGCGAAAATTAACAACATACTTTACCAAACTTATCTTTCATTTGTTAGTTCCAGGAAATATAACTGTTTTGTTTGAAGGTGCAGCCAATGGCAGAATCAAATTTCCAtatccaatttgtaaaatttaaaataaaagatattgAAAAAACCATTAGTTTAATCAGAAAATAAGCTTCCTGTATTCATCTGCCTCTTTAGCCATTTCCTCCATGCTTCTATCTTTTCTTTCCTTGTCCAAGTCAAGTGTCTTCTTCAGTTCCTTCTCCTTCTCATCAATCTACACATACACATAAATATTATAATAACAATCAGTAATTCAATTTCCAAACATAATCATATTCATATAAACCTTCTTCATTCTTGAAAATGAGCAAATAGAAAGTGGTTGCAGGTATGGACTTACAGCATCATAGATCTCATCATTGTTCTCAAAATCCCCACCTTTCCTAGGGACAATGTGGATGTGAACATGAGGAACTGTCTGTCCTGCTTGGGGCCCATCCTGAAATAACATGAAGCATGTCAACTTCAAGATCGCACACATATATAAAATGGAAGGAAtcacattccattccattccttccCTGATTCCACCTATATATAATATAAGGCAGAAGCAAGAAATAACAAAATTGGGAATTGAAGCTTACTTGGATTGCAAATGTAAGTGAAGAAGCTTTGTGGTACTTCTCAAGCTGTCTCCCAATTTTTTGGGCCGAAATCCACAAGTCACTGGTCTCCTCTGTGGTGAGGTCAACAAATCGCTTTACTTCACGCTTTGGGCAAACAAGCACATGTGCTTTTATTGTTAAGTAAACCAAAGAGATCCAAATTTCAAAGAATAAATAGTGATGTGAATGGGCAACATGAAGAGCATATATATAACTCCATTTCTATAATGTATAAACTAACTAGCATGCTAAAAAAAATCGATCAAGTCTGCATCACCTTTTCTTGAATGCACAAACTGATCATGGGAGGCAACTACTAAGTTATTTATGCACCTAATCTGTATCTATGTTTGATTCAACTTCATTCGAGTGTACAAAATCAGTATCAGTTGACAAATAACAACATAGGGCAAAACTATAAGCAGGCATTCAAAGGGACTAAAAGATATATGAAGTACTACTACTACATATTCAAGCTGATTCCAGTGTAAACTTGTTCAAGGATATGACCTGTAAAAGAAAACGAGGAATAGTCAGAATTAACTATGGTGTAAAGCAACGGATTATGATTTTATGAGTAATAGATGATAATGGAAGTCACAGTTAACATTTCTGAATCCTATTGCGTGTTGGGACACAATCCTCTTACACCTAGGGTTTAtacaacattttttttctttgaaattaATCCACAACCATTAGGTCGAGGAGAATGAAAGGAACCTTCAATACCAGACGATGATTGGTACTGTTTAAAGAACATCTAATCATGGATTAACAATTTAGCATCAATGCGGTAGCAGGTATAAAGATACTAGGGAGATCATACGAGATTCCGTCATCAAGTGCATGAAAACGAAAACAAAACCCTAAAACAACAAACCAAAATTAGCACTACAGGAACGAACAATTACCAGGAAGAAGAGGGCGGAGATTGACCAAAGCATATGAAAGATCAGTAGAATAAAATACTTCCTTTTGATCAATCTTGTAAGGTCCAAATTTATAATGTTCCGCCTCCATCTACACGCATCAATTTTCAATGATCGGTAAAAGAGCAAACTGGAATTTACAAAGAAAACAGAAAATGGAAAATTTTGATGTTACTAGCTGTGAATATATGTTGCCACTCACCTGAGTGGATGAAGCAAATGATGCTCTTGCGATATGGAAACGAGCAGCGGTGGCCGGTCGGAGTGCTACGGATGAACGGAAAGAGGAGAGTGGTGAAAGTAGCGATGGTAGCCTTTCCATTTGTACGTGAAAATGTCCAACGGAGAATTGATTTTTATTTTCCAATTTtacaaaaaatacatatttttgttTAACTAAAAAGAAATCAGAACACATTTTCCAATTTATCAATTTTCTAATCCAATTACACAAAGCAACGGTGACTAACATTCTTATCAAATTCGTACGAGTAATGAGTCGAATCATTTTGAACCATAAAAGCGTCGACTCGGTAGTATGACTCGGCCAAAAATTGCGAGTCGTGCGTGACTCTGACCGAGTTGAGTCGATTCATGACTCGGTCGAGCCATATGTCAAGTGTGTAATCAAGCAGGTAATTTGGTTATTGAGTGGGTCCTAACATTTCTTTTAGACAAGCTATATATCCTAGGCAATGATAgacattttctatataaaaatgaaaaacaaaggAGAAACTTTCTTGGATGTAAGTTTTCTAAGCTTCCGACTGTGCGCAAATCATGAACATCATTCAACCCTTCTTCCAACCTAAGGGCTAAGGTTGAAGTAAGGAAGAAAGTGTTGGTTGTTCGGTGAGCAAAGTTGATGGCTAAATCTCAAGGAAATGTCCGGTAAATATTTTGGTAAATAAAAAGTCATGAGATTTT encodes:
- the LOC111908447 gene encoding bifunctional bis(5'-adenosyl)-triphosphatase/adenylylsulfatase FHIT translates to MSLTTMSVIIAMLLITSYFGLPSLLSPLSSFRSSVALRPATAARFHIARASFASSTQMEAEHYKFGPYKIDQKEVFYSTDLSYALVNLRPLLPAHVLVCPKREVKRFVDLTTEETSDLWISAQKIGRQLEKYHKASSLTFAIQDGPQAGQTVPHVHIHIVPRKGGDFENNDEIYDAIDEKEKELKKTLDLDKERKDRSMEEMAKEADEYRKLIF